A portion of the Anoxybacillus gonensis genome contains these proteins:
- a CDS encoding ATP-binding protein yields MKYAIVIYVIVSTIWIVLTDFYVEKLPLPQHIMPYVQTFKGFIFVVLSAVFMYIALKKHRALKQMSESEQELLTLIHAMPDFVSFKDGQGRWLRVNEFGLKLYGLEHVDYKGKTDAELAEYTPHFREALLYCIDSDEEAWRAKTVTRAEESFPMPNGEMKTFDVIKVPLFYENGKRKGLVVIGRDITQQKVAEQLLLKKEKLSVIGELAAGIAHEIRNPLTSIKGFLQMMKETKEVDERFVQIMLDEIERVNQIVSQLLVLAKPQMKSYKPLALHDVVDYVVGLFTYEAILQNVQMKYEPHTSATVYGDKNELIQVFVNVVKNALEAMPKGGTLTISTKEEDDRVHIIIEDTGKGIEQERLKRIGEPFYTLKEKGMGLGLTTSMKMIHEHKGTMQIESKVGKGTRVHIILPTYKNDPS; encoded by the coding sequence ATGAAATACGCCATTGTCATTTATGTGATTGTCAGCACCATTTGGATCGTATTGACTGATTTTTACGTAGAAAAGTTACCGCTTCCACAACACATCATGCCATATGTTCAAACGTTTAAAGGCTTTATTTTTGTCGTGTTGTCTGCTGTATTTATGTATATCGCTTTGAAAAAACATCGTGCCTTAAAACAGATGAGCGAAAGCGAACAAGAGCTGTTGACGCTCATTCATGCGATGCCTGATTTCGTCTCGTTTAAAGATGGACAAGGGCGTTGGCTTAGAGTAAACGAATTTGGTTTAAAGCTTTATGGGCTTGAGCATGTCGATTATAAAGGAAAAACAGATGCGGAACTGGCGGAATATACTCCTCATTTTCGCGAGGCGTTACTTTATTGCATCGATTCGGATGAAGAAGCGTGGCGGGCAAAAACGGTGACGCGTGCGGAAGAATCGTTTCCGATGCCAAACGGTGAAATGAAAACGTTTGACGTCATTAAAGTGCCGCTATTTTACGAAAACGGAAAACGAAAAGGGCTTGTCGTCATCGGCCGCGACATTACGCAACAAAAAGTTGCTGAGCAGCTGTTGTTGAAAAAAGAAAAACTATCGGTCATCGGCGAGTTAGCGGCAGGCATCGCCCACGAAATTCGCAATCCGCTCACGTCCATTAAAGGCTTTTTACAAATGATGAAAGAAACGAAAGAAGTAGATGAACGTTTCGTGCAAATTATGTTAGATGAAATTGAGCGCGTCAATCAAATCGTGAGCCAACTTCTCGTGCTAGCGAAACCGCAAATGAAATCGTATAAGCCGCTCGCTTTACACGACGTTGTTGACTACGTTGTCGGATTGTTTACGTACGAAGCGATTTTGCAAAATGTACAAATGAAATACGAACCGCACACATCGGCAACCGTATACGGCGACAAAAACGAGCTCATCCAAGTGTTTGTCAACGTCGTAAAAAACGCCTTAGAAGCGATGCCAAAAGGGGGAACGCTTACGATTTCTACGAAAGAAGAAGATGACCGCGTCCATATTATCATCGAAGATACAGGAAAAGGCATTGAACAAGAGCGTTTAAAACGAATTGGCGAACCGTTTTATACGTTAAAAGAAAAAGGAATGGGACTTGGTTTAACGACGAGCATGAAAATGATTCATGAACATAAAGGCACGATGCAAATCGAAAGCAAAGTCGGCAAAGGAACGCGGGTTCATATCATATTGCCAACATATAAAAATGACCCGTCTTAA
- a CDS encoding Na(+)/H(+) antiporter subunit B: MKRNDVILRTTTAVVTPIIVLFSVQLFFAGHYYPGGGFIGGLMTAGALVLLLLAFDIETVRNMVPINYKWLVAIGLLFAVGTGISSLFLDRPFLTHAYQYVHLPLLDHTSLHTAVLFDLGVYFVVVGVTMIIIETIGESD; this comes from the coding sequence ATGAAGCGAAACGATGTCATTTTACGAACGACAACAGCGGTCGTCACGCCGATCATCGTGCTTTTTTCTGTTCAACTGTTTTTTGCAGGTCATTATTATCCGGGCGGCGGTTTTATCGGCGGATTAATGACAGCTGGTGCGCTCGTTTTATTGCTTTTAGCATTTGATATTGAAACGGTTCGCAACATGGTTCCGATCAATTATAAATGGCTTGTGGCGATCGGATTGTTGTTTGCGGTCGGAACAGGAATAAGCAGCCTATTTCTCGACCGACCGTTTTTAACGCATGCGTATCAATACGTTCATTTGCCGTTGCTTGACCATACGTCGCTTCATACCGCAGTGTTATTTGACTTAGGCGTTTATTTTGTCGTCGTTGGCGTGACGATGATTATTATTGAAACGATAGGGGAGAGCGACTAA
- the queD gene encoding 6-carboxytetrahydropterin synthase QueD: MIQQIYPQVIHPFRYELNKDMQIAAAHFIPHEAAGQCANMHGHTYFINITVAGDELDDSGFLINFQQLKKLVHNRFDHTVMNDHKDVFSDTAAEHFPTTEVVARKIAEIVQEHLDTLPNKPTCVQVFVRESPTSYVVYRPKAGKQ; the protein is encoded by the coding sequence ATGATCCAACAAATTTATCCGCAAGTCATTCACCCGTTTCGCTATGAATTAAATAAAGATATGCAAATTGCGGCGGCGCACTTTATTCCGCATGAAGCAGCCGGCCAATGTGCGAATATGCACGGACATACGTATTTTATCAACATTACTGTTGCAGGTGACGAGCTTGATGATTCAGGCTTTTTAATTAACTTTCAACAGTTAAAAAAACTTGTGCACAACCGTTTTGATCATACAGTTATGAACGACCATAAAGACGTATTTAGCGATACAGCAGCTGAACATTTTCCAACGACAGAAGTGGTAGCGCGAAAAATTGCAGAAATCGTTCAGGAACATTTAGACACGTTGCCGAATAAACCGACATGCGTTCAAGTGTTTGTGCGGGAGTCCCCGACAAGCTATGTCGTATATCGTCCGAAAGCAGGGAAACAATAA
- a CDS encoding YvrJ family protein, producing the protein MEAYLSLLSDVGFPIAVTFYLLHRIEGKLDAVIDSIRTLGEQWKAPN; encoded by the coding sequence ATGGAAGCCTATTTGTCGCTTCTTTCCGATGTCGGTTTTCCTATTGCGGTGACGTTTTATTTACTGCATCGGATTGAAGGAAAATTAGATGCGGTCATCGATTCGATTCGTACGCTAGGTGAACAATGGAAAGCACCCAACTAA
- a CDS encoding DUF1659 domain-containing protein yields the protein MIQRSQLRLTFEVGVTETGKPVYKNKTYTIKPNATESSLVSVAQALASLQSAPLVHVYRNDVHVLGE from the coding sequence GTGATTCAACGTTCACAACTTCGTTTAACGTTTGAAGTGGGCGTGACAGAAACGGGCAAACCGGTATATAAAAACAAAACGTATACGATTAAACCGAACGCAACGGAAAGCTCGCTCGTCTCTGTTGCCCAAGCGCTCGCATCTTTGCAAAGCGCTCCGCTCGTTCACGTATATCGCAACGATGTGCACGTATTAGGCGAATAG
- a CDS encoding YueH family protein, translated as MKIRKATIDEQSLQQNVYIYENKKEQYIVVAIPYLEWSIYVSYDDFAHIESRLQQSLAKVLEEEHVSPLAMKLAQWMREM; from the coding sequence ATGAAAATTAGAAAAGCGACGATTGATGAACAATCATTACAACAAAATGTATACATTTATGAAAATAAAAAAGAACAATATATCGTTGTCGCGATTCCGTATTTGGAATGGTCCATTTATGTCAGCTATGATGATTTCGCTCACATCGAATCACGTTTACAACAATCGCTTGCGAAAGTGTTAGAAGAAGAACATGTTTCGCCTCTTGCGATGAAGCTTGCACAATGGATGAGAGAAATGTAA
- a CDS encoding YkvS family protein produces MKKAQIGDIIEFKNGLRGIVEKVNENSVIVDLTYMDNYKELDLQERTVVNHKNYKIVE; encoded by the coding sequence ATGAAAAAAGCGCAAATTGGCGACATCATTGAATTTAAAAATGGGTTGCGGGGAATTGTTGAAAAAGTAAACGAAAATTCAGTTATTGTCGATTTAACGTATATGGACAACTACAAAGAACTCGACTTGCAAGAACGAACAGTCGTCAACCATAAAAACTACAAAATTGTAGAATAG
- a CDS encoding DUF2922 domain-containing protein, translated as MKTLELQFMNEEGKTVRFTIDAPREDVTEAQISQVMDVIIAANVFPSSGGDLIAKKGARLIDTTMTQWAFA; from the coding sequence ATGAAAACGCTTGAATTGCAGTTTATGAATGAGGAAGGAAAGACGGTTCGTTTCACGATTGATGCACCGCGTGAAGATGTGACAGAAGCGCAAATTAGTCAAGTGATGGATGTCATCATTGCCGCAAACGTCTTTCCGTCTAGCGGAGGCGATCTCATCGCGAAAAAAGGAGCGCGCCTCATCGATACGACGATGACACAATGGGCGTTTGCTTAA
- a CDS encoding nitroreductase family protein encodes MISIMEQRQSIRKYDPNASISKEQLTKILQLATKAPSAWNLQHWHFVVIYGKEAQQKLLPIAYNQQQIVDASAVVAVLGDLQANKKTDAVYDPLVAQGKMTKEVKETLAKQIEQAYTNAQYARDAAFTNASLAAMQLMLAAKAEGFDTCAIGGFDPQAFMKEFHISDRYIPVMLITIGKASAPAHPSLRLPVDEVTTWVK; translated from the coding sequence ATGATTTCAATTATGGAACAACGTCAATCGATTCGGAAATACGATCCGAATGCTTCGATTTCGAAAGAACAACTGACAAAAATTTTACAATTAGCAACAAAAGCGCCTTCCGCTTGGAACTTGCAACATTGGCATTTCGTCGTCATCTATGGAAAAGAAGCGCAACAAAAGCTTCTTCCGATCGCTTACAATCAACAACAAATTGTTGATGCATCCGCGGTCGTTGCGGTGCTTGGCGATTTACAAGCGAATAAAAAAACAGATGCCGTATATGATCCGCTTGTCGCACAAGGAAAAATGACAAAAGAAGTGAAAGAGACGCTCGCCAAACAAATTGAACAAGCATATACAAACGCACAATATGCGCGCGATGCTGCGTTCACGAACGCTTCGTTAGCGGCGATGCAACTCATGCTTGCCGCAAAAGCAGAAGGGTTTGATACGTGCGCCATCGGCGGCTTTGATCCACAAGCATTCATGAAAGAATTTCACATTTCAGACCGATACATTCCGGTGATGCTTATTACAATCGGTAAAGCGAGCGCGCCAGCCCATCCGTCTCTCCGTTTACCAGTAGATGAAGTCACGACATGGGTAAAGTGA
- a CDS encoding globin-coupled sensor protein, giving the protein MFKRKRDERDLQLEAILQMKEELLRLNDKTVERQLALIGMTTKDIAILQHVKPYIEAHIARIVDAFYRALQTESHLLSIIQQHSTIERLKQTLTIHVKEMFNGQIDEAFIEKRRRIAQAHVRIGLEPKWYIASFQHLLEEILAVMLEQLRQPSYVIVVMKSVSKMLNVEQQLVLEQYEQENEALRLQMETLKQQMKEQVKVSIQQLSHVSDEVSASVSSLNAQTAGILQAAQEASHVAVASAEKSEKGKQQLQAQVENMRQMNEKMKQIETNMGKLQQAMKEIEHIASLVTSIADQTNMLSLNASIEAARAGEHGKGFAVVADEVRKLATQTKQSVADVSRVLSDIHDHIVAMSQSLEQASLSVTESTNGMETIYSFFDEFAAALERICQYSVRIDGEMKACVQAVSEIHEAMEHVSASADELEGLASEL; this is encoded by the coding sequence TTGTTTAAACGAAAACGAGATGAGCGTGATTTACAACTTGAGGCGATTTTACAAATGAAAGAAGAACTGCTTCGTTTGAACGATAAAACGGTCGAACGACAGCTGGCGCTCATCGGGATGACGACGAAAGATATTGCGATTTTACAGCACGTCAAACCTTATATCGAAGCACATATTGCTCGCATCGTTGACGCTTTTTATCGTGCGCTTCAAACAGAAAGTCATTTGCTTTCAATCATTCAACAACATAGCACAATTGAGCGCCTAAAACAAACGTTAACGATCCATGTCAAAGAAATGTTTAACGGACAGATTGATGAAGCGTTTATTGAAAAAAGGCGCCGCATTGCCCAAGCACACGTCCGCATCGGTTTAGAACCGAAATGGTACATCGCTTCGTTTCAACATTTGCTTGAAGAAATATTAGCGGTCATGTTAGAACAATTACGTCAGCCATCGTATGTCATTGTCGTTATGAAATCGGTCTCTAAAATGTTAAACGTCGAACAACAACTCGTTTTAGAACAATATGAACAGGAAAATGAAGCGCTTCGTTTACAAATGGAGACGCTCAAACAACAAATGAAAGAACAAGTGAAAGTATCAATTCAACAGTTAAGTCACGTCTCTGATGAAGTAAGCGCTTCCGTTTCTTCGTTAAACGCGCAAACTGCTGGCATTTTGCAAGCAGCGCAAGAAGCTTCTCATGTGGCTGTGGCGAGCGCTGAAAAATCAGAAAAAGGAAAACAACAACTGCAAGCGCAAGTAGAAAACATGCGACAAATGAACGAAAAAATGAAACAAATTGAAACGAATATGGGCAAGCTCCAACAAGCGATGAAAGAAATTGAACATATCGCTTCGCTTGTGACGTCCATTGCGGATCAAACGAATATGCTTTCGTTGAACGCATCGATTGAAGCGGCGCGCGCAGGGGAGCACGGAAAAGGGTTTGCTGTTGTTGCTGATGAAGTGCGCAAACTCGCAACACAAACGAAACAATCGGTCGCTGACGTGTCGCGCGTATTAAGCGACATTCATGATCATATTGTTGCGATGTCGCAATCGCTTGAACAAGCATCGCTTTCTGTGACCGAGAGTACAAATGGAATGGAAACGATTTATTCGTTTTTTGATGAATTTGCAGCAGCGCTTGAACGTATTTGCCAATATAGCGTCCGCATTGACGGCGAAATGAAAGCGTGTGTACAAGCAGTAAGCGAAATTCACGAGGCGATGGAACACGTTTCCGCCTCTGCGGATGAATTAGAAGGGTTAGCGAGCGAATTGTAA
- the queE gene encoding 7-carboxy-7-deazaguanine synthase QueE, with protein MERIPVIEIFGPTIQGEGRVIGQKTMFVRTAGCDYRCRWCDSSFTWDGSAKDEIKQMTPEHIWQQLKQLGGDRFNHVTISGGNPALLKSLHALISLLKQHRMRIGLETQGSVWQDWFYDIDDLTISPKPPSSNMETNFAMLDTIMDRLAMHRGQVSLKVVVFNDEDFAYAKHVHQRYPTVPFYVQVGNDDIHEADDITLRLKLLQKLEWLVEQVVQSNEMNDVRVLPQLHTLLWGNRRGV; from the coding sequence ATGGAGCGCATTCCGGTCATTGAAATTTTCGGCCCGACAATTCAAGGCGAAGGCAGGGTCATCGGGCAAAAAACGATGTTTGTCCGCACGGCAGGATGCGACTATCGTTGCCGTTGGTGCGATTCGTCGTTTACGTGGGACGGTTCAGCGAAAGATGAAATAAAACAAATGACGCCCGAACATATTTGGCAACAACTGAAACAACTTGGCGGGGATCGGTTTAACCACGTGACCATTTCAGGCGGCAATCCTGCGCTGCTCAAAAGTTTGCATGCGCTCATTTCTTTACTGAAACAACATCGAATGCGCATCGGCTTAGAGACGCAAGGAAGCGTATGGCAAGACTGGTTTTACGATATCGATGATTTAACGATTTCACCAAAGCCGCCGAGTTCAAACATGGAAACAAATTTTGCGATGCTTGATACAATCATGGACCGATTAGCGATGCATCGCGGGCAAGTGAGTTTAAAAGTCGTCGTATTTAACGATGAAGATTTTGCTTATGCTAAACATGTGCATCAACGCTACCCGACCGTTCCGTTTTACGTTCAAGTCGGCAACGATGATATACATGAAGCAGACGACATAACGCTTCGCTTAAAATTATTACAAAAACTTGAATGGCTCGTCGAACAAGTTGTGCAATCAAACGAAATGAATGACGTTCGCGTCTTGCCCCAACTACACACGTTATTATGGGGCAATCGTCGCGGCGTATAA
- a CDS encoding Na(+)/H(+) antiporter subunit C produces the protein MELLMIVVIGCLFTAATYLILSKSLLRIIIGTGLLSHGAHLLLLTMGGLKVGAPPLLGEKATRYVDPLPQALILTAIVISFGVTAFFLVLAYRSYQEIGTDHMEGMKGDE, from the coding sequence ATGGAACTGCTTATGATTGTCGTCATCGGTTGTTTATTTACCGCTGCGACATATTTAATACTGAGCAAAAGTTTGCTTCGCATCATTATCGGTACAGGCTTGCTTAGCCATGGCGCTCATTTGTTGTTGTTGACAATGGGCGGGTTAAAAGTAGGCGCCCCGCCGCTTTTAGGAGAAAAAGCGACGCGATACGTCGACCCGCTGCCGCAAGCGCTCATTTTAACAGCAATTGTCATCAGTTTTGGGGTAACAGCATTTTTCTTAGTGTTGGCGTATCGTTCATACCAAGAAATTGGAACAGATCATATGGAAGGGATGAAGGGAGATGAGTAA
- a CDS encoding winged helix-turn-helix transcriptional regulator produces the protein MEHSHVCPKIEAAFELIGKRWNGLIIHVLFRGPLRFKDLAESIPEISQKMLTERLKELEEEQIVVRHVYPEKPVRIEYELTEKGKDLRIVMEAMQAWAEKWCSP, from the coding sequence ATGGAACATTCACATGTTTGTCCAAAAATTGAAGCGGCGTTTGAATTAATCGGTAAAAGATGGAATGGATTAATTATTCACGTCTTATTTCGCGGTCCGCTTCGCTTTAAAGATTTAGCAGAAAGTATTCCAGAAATCAGTCAAAAAATGTTAACAGAACGATTAAAAGAGTTAGAAGAAGAACAAATCGTCGTCCGTCATGTATATCCGGAAAAGCCTGTGCGCATTGAATACGAATTAACGGAGAAAGGAAAAGATTTACGCATCGTGATGGAAGCGATGCAAGCATGGGCAGAAAAATGGTGTAGTCCCTAA
- a CDS encoding Na+/H+ antiporter subunit A has protein sequence MPTLHIAMFAPFLLALFVPFLYKFVRSLHVGWFVLPLPLALFVYFLSYMEDVRNGEAIRATMPWIPSLHISFDVYVDGLSLLFALLITGIGTLVVLYSIYYLQKGKEQLGHFYVYLLLFMGAMLGVVLSDHLIALYVFWELTSISSFLLIAYWYTRDRSRYGAQKSMLITMFGGLLMLGGFVALAIAGGTYHIRELINTPLTEHPLFIPALFLILFGAFTKSAQFPFYIWLPDAMEAPTPVSAYLHSATMVKAGIYLIARLTPIFAVSSFWVWTVALVGLVTLCWASFLASKQTDLKAILAFSTVSQLGLITSLLGVGGLAFHYDWMEENIFMVAVLAAIFHLFNHATFKGSLFMVVGIVDHETGTRDIRRLGGLMTVMPMTFTIALIGSLSMAGLPPFNGFLSKEMFFTAMLRATEVAGWAAILPIVAWIASIFTFVYSALFVSRTFFGTYKPHLLKKEAHEAPIGMLVAPIVLALLVIFIGMVPNVLSDSILAPAVYAVLYGLFTPNEAVDVHISHWHGFTPELFMTIGVLLFGLLLYRMFSKWKKVYARLSERMSLNVLYDQSFVWMERGARAVMSRMMTGSMRTYLMYMFASLVGLLLFTIGVSEQWNIDLSRLAHVRVYEVVLAVAMIAATITTVMAKSRLTAIVSLGAVGYAVALFFVLFRAPDLALTQLVIETISVALFLLCFYHLPKFSQKQESVGFNVGNALISVAVGVTMSVIAFFAYAGKHFDSISQYYVDNTYEKAAGKNMVNVILVDFRGFDTLFEICVLAIAALGIYAMVKLRLAKEEER, from the coding sequence TTGCCGACATTACATATCGCGATGTTCGCGCCGTTTTTGTTGGCGCTATTCGTTCCATTTTTGTACAAATTTGTCCGCTCGCTACACGTCGGGTGGTTCGTCTTGCCGCTTCCGCTTGCGTTATTTGTTTATTTCCTATCTTATATGGAAGACGTGCGCAACGGTGAAGCGATTCGTGCGACAATGCCTTGGATTCCGTCGCTACACATTTCATTTGACGTATATGTCGATGGATTAAGTTTATTGTTTGCATTATTGATTACAGGAATCGGTACGCTCGTTGTACTATATTCCATTTATTATTTGCAAAAAGGAAAAGAACAGCTCGGCCATTTTTACGTATATTTACTTCTATTTATGGGCGCTATGCTCGGTGTCGTTTTATCAGACCATCTCATTGCGCTATACGTCTTTTGGGAATTGACATCTATTTCATCGTTTTTGTTAATCGCTTATTGGTATACGCGTGACCGGTCGCGCTACGGGGCACAAAAATCGATGCTTATTACGATGTTTGGCGGGCTACTTATGCTCGGTGGATTTGTTGCCCTTGCGATCGCAGGTGGAACGTATCACATTCGTGAACTCATCAATACACCATTAACGGAACATCCGCTGTTTATCCCCGCTCTTTTCCTTATTTTGTTTGGTGCTTTTACGAAATCAGCGCAATTTCCGTTCTATATTTGGTTACCTGATGCGATGGAAGCACCGACGCCTGTTAGTGCGTATTTGCACTCTGCCACGATGGTGAAAGCAGGAATTTATTTAATTGCACGCTTGACGCCGATTTTTGCGGTTTCGTCTTTTTGGGTTTGGACCGTGGCGCTCGTTGGGCTTGTGACGTTATGTTGGGCATCGTTTTTAGCGTCAAAACAGACGGATTTAAAAGCGATTTTAGCGTTTTCAACCGTCAGCCAGCTCGGTTTAATTACGTCGCTGCTAGGAGTCGGGGGACTAGCGTTTCATTACGATTGGATGGAAGAAAACATATTTATGGTTGCGGTGCTAGCTGCGATTTTTCATTTATTTAACCATGCGACGTTTAAAGGAAGTTTATTTATGGTCGTCGGCATCGTGGACCATGAAACAGGAACACGCGACATTCGTCGCCTTGGCGGTTTAATGACGGTGATGCCGATGACGTTTACGATCGCGCTGATCGGCTCGCTTTCGATGGCGGGACTGCCGCCGTTTAACGGCTTTTTAAGTAAAGAAATGTTTTTTACTGCGATGTTGCGTGCAACAGAAGTGGCAGGTTGGGCCGCTATTTTACCGATCGTTGCATGGATCGCAAGCATATTTACGTTTGTATATAGCGCGCTTTTCGTGAGCCGCACGTTTTTTGGCACGTACAAGCCGCATTTGTTGAAAAAAGAAGCGCATGAAGCGCCAATTGGGATGCTCGTTGCACCGATTGTGCTAGCATTGCTCGTCATTTTCATTGGAATGGTGCCAAACGTATTGTCCGACTCGATATTAGCACCAGCCGTATATGCGGTATTATACGGACTGTTTACGCCAAATGAAGCTGTTGACGTCCATATTTCCCATTGGCACGGGTTTACGCCAGAATTGTTTATGACGATTGGCGTCTTATTGTTCGGTTTGTTGTTGTATCGCATGTTTTCAAAATGGAAAAAGGTGTATGCTCGCCTTTCGGAACGGATGTCGCTAAACGTTTTGTACGATCAGTCGTTCGTTTGGATGGAAAGAGGGGCTCGTGCGGTGATGTCACGCATGATGACTGGTTCGATGCGCACGTACTTGATGTACATGTTTGCCTCGCTTGTTGGTTTGCTTTTGTTTACAATCGGTGTAAGCGAGCAATGGAACATCGATTTAAGTCGCCTAGCGCACGTTCGCGTATATGAAGTTGTGCTCGCTGTAGCCATGATTGCGGCGACGATCACGACGGTGATGGCCAAATCGCGCTTAACAGCTATCGTCTCGTTAGGGGCTGTCGGTTATGCGGTGGCGTTATTTTTCGTGCTATTTCGCGCTCCGGATTTAGCGCTCACGCAACTTGTCATTGAAACGATTTCCGTTGCGCTCTTTTTGCTTTGTTTTTATCATTTGCCGAAATTTAGCCAAAAGCAAGAAAGCGTCGGTTTTAACGTAGGAAATGCGCTTATTTCCGTTGCGGTTGGCGTCACGATGAGCGTCATTGCCTTTTTTGCGTATGCAGGAAAACATTTTGATTCCATTTCGCAATATTACGTAGACAATACGTATGAAAAAGCGGCTGGAAAAAATATGGTCAACGTCATTTTAGTCGATTTCCGCGGCTTTGATACGTTGTTTGAAATATGCGTGTTAGCGATTGCCGCCTTAGGCATTTATGCGATGGTAAAATTGCGGCTGGCGAAGGAGGAGGAGCGATGA
- a CDS encoding oxidoreductase, giving the protein MRQRTALVIGASGLVGGELLQRLLRSEHYEQVTVFVRKQMACKHEKLKQVVVDFDKIEQYEEYFHVDDVFSCLGTTMKKAKTRQQFIKVDYEYTLRAAKLAEKCHVKTFLFVSAIGADPHSMFFYNRVKGETEEALQRLTIRSLHIFRPSLLTGERQEFRLGEKTAEWLCHGFSFAFVGKWEKYKPIAAKQVAEAMYYAALSEKQGVYIYECSEMKGQCEQQRGLSHQQ; this is encoded by the coding sequence TTGAGACAGAGAACGGCTCTTGTGATCGGAGCAAGCGGATTAGTCGGAGGCGAGCTTCTCCAGCGGTTGCTTCGTTCGGAGCATTATGAACAAGTGACGGTGTTTGTTCGAAAACAAATGGCGTGCAAGCATGAAAAATTAAAACAAGTTGTCGTTGATTTTGACAAAATAGAACAATATGAAGAATATTTTCATGTCGACGATGTATTTAGTTGTTTAGGGACGACGATGAAAAAAGCAAAAACAAGACAACAATTTATTAAAGTCGATTACGAATATACGTTGCGGGCGGCAAAACTGGCGGAAAAATGTCACGTCAAAACGTTTTTATTCGTTTCTGCGATCGGGGCAGATCCGCATTCGATGTTTTTTTACAATCGCGTCAAAGGAGAGACGGAAGAAGCGTTGCAGCGGCTTACGATTCGCTCGTTGCACATTTTTCGCCCATCGTTATTAACAGGTGAGCGACAAGAATTTCGTCTCGGTGAAAAAACAGCGGAATGGCTTTGTCACGGTTTTTCGTTTGCGTTCGTCGGCAAATGGGAAAAATATAAACCGATCGCCGCAAAACAAGTGGCAGAAGCGATGTATTATGCTGCACTTTCAGAAAAACAAGGGGTATACATTTACGAATGTAGCGAAATGAAAGGGCAATGTGAACAACAAAGAGGGCTGTCTCATCAACAATAA
- a CDS encoding sigma-70 family RNA polymerase sigma factor — protein MSFEKIVAEYRPLISYIIRKLHIRRHVDEYMQIGFIALWEAYERYDETKGSFCTFAFKMIRWRIVSQLRKETRNVYVPLPDEYVLKENVDFFADIMWEEAMQYLTPRERIWLVRHVIEGKTLKQIAHEEGVSVNAVKQWRMSAVKKLKRYVNCAAHPYSSTRHRRRAGQRRENV, from the coding sequence ATGTCATTTGAAAAAATCGTTGCCGAATATCGCCCACTCATTTCTTATATCATTCGCAAGTTGCACATTCGCCGTCATGTCGATGAATATATGCAAATTGGCTTCATTGCGCTTTGGGAAGCATATGAACGATACGACGAAACGAAAGGTTCCTTTTGTACGTTCGCATTTAAAATGATTCGCTGGCGCATCGTGTCACAGCTGCGCAAAGAAACGAGAAACGTATACGTTCCGTTGCCAGATGAATATGTGTTAAAAGAAAATGTCGATTTTTTTGCCGACATCATGTGGGAAGAAGCGATGCAATATTTAACGCCACGTGAGCGCATATGGCTTGTTCGTCATGTGATCGAAGGAAAAACATTAAAACAAATCGCTCATGAAGAAGGCGTAAGCGTGAATGCCGTAAAACAATGGCGCATGTCCGCCGTCAAAAAGCTAAAACGTTACGTTAACTGCGCGGCTCATCCATATAGTAGTACACGACATCGCCGCCGCGCTGGGCAACGCCGCGAAAATGTTTAA